Genomic DNA from Pseudanabaena sp. ABRG5-3:
CCCGTTATGTGCCAGTAATGCGTTCTTCGGGCTTACGTTCTCCTACACAGGAATTAGAACAAATCTTTAGTGAAGTAGAACAGTTGAACGTTAAGGTTCCTTCTTCGGCTAGGGCTGCTTATCAAGATTTTCAACTAGGCGATCGCCATTTACGCCTTTATGCAACCGTATGGGCTGATGGTAATTACTCCACAAATCTTGAAGCAAATCCTGAATGGTCATTGCTGCTTGTCCTTGGTTGCCAAGCGATCGGCGAAATTCCCTATGGAGTAAGAATGCAGGTTCGCGATCAACAGAAGGTGTTAATCGATCGGCAGTTAGACAGAAAGAGTCAAGATCTCTATCTCTATGCCTGTGTCACTGGCGATCGCACTGAAACATTTTCCGTATCGATTTCTTTGCCCAGTGGTGTTATGTTAACCTTACCAGCCTTTGCATTTCATCCAAATCCGCTTTAAATGCCGACTTATTATCTAGAAGTTGAGAAGATCGAAAGCCAATGCCGATTTCTGCTGAAATGGGGAAAAAGTCAGCGCTTACCTGTAGTAGCGATCGCCTATCCAGAAAGTCTGGCTAACAGCTATCGTGAATGGCAGACTACCTATCTCAACTACTATTGTCATGTAACCATCGGCAACTCTTTGCGGGGAAGAGTGCAGGGGAGTGGTAGTTTTTCGCTTTCTAACGTTGATTGGTATGAGAAGCTGCGCGAAGCCGAGGAAAAATTAATTCGGGAGTTAAACTTTTGGTTGCGGAGTCCAGAGCTTTATGAACTATGGGAAGAAGTGAAGCGTTCATCCCGTCTAGTATCTACTCAATCTCAATCATCAAATTTAGACGCAACACATATTGATTTACTGATTACTTGTTCCGAAGATTTGCTGTGCTTGCCTTGGGAAGCATGGAAACTACAGGATGAATTTGCGCCACTAGATACGGTACGCATTGCTAGAGCCGTTTATGCCAGCACCGAAATTTTGCCGCCTCAATCGCGTCGCCGTCCTAGGGTGCTAGCGATTTTTGGTGATGAGACAGGTTTAGATTTTCAAAACGATCGTGAAGCAATGCAGATTCTCGCTGCATTAGCCGAAATCCAGACTATTTGTTGGGATGCTGCACCATCCGATCGCGTCAATCCCAAGCAAAAAATCTGTAATGCGATCGCCGATCCACAGGGTTGGGATATTCTCTTTTTTGCGGGACATAGTGACCAAACTAATTTAACGGGAGGGAAGCTATTAGTTGCCCCCCATAGTTCGCTGACCATGAGCGATTTAGATCCCTATCTATTGCAAGCCAAAGAACGCGGATTACAAATTGCAATTTTCAACTCCTGTAATGGCACTGCGATCGCTACATGGCTAGTCTCTAAAGTGGGAATACCCCAAGCGATCGCCATGCGCGAACCAATCCATAATCAGGCGGCTCAAAGCTTTTTAGTCCAGTTTCTCCAAAATCTCGCGCAACATAAAGATGCTCACACAGCGATGTTTGAAGCCTGTCGCTATTTACAAGAAGAACGCTTAACCTTTCCTTCCGTTTACCTCATTCCTTCCCTATTTCGCCATCCTGATGCGCCTTTATTTAAAATCCCTCCTAAAGGGATCAAGGGCTTGATCAGGCGAGTTTTGCCAACACCATTACAGGCGATCGCCCTTAGTACTTTGCTAGCGGCTAGCCTCATGCCATCCTTACAGGAATGGATGCTAGATCGGCGCGTCTGGCTACAGGCAATCTATCGCCAACAAACCCAGCGCGTTCCTCAGAAATCTCCTCCCGTCCTTTTAGTGCAAATCGATGAGGCATCTTTACAAAAAGCCGCGATCGCTGATCCGCATCCCATGGATCGGCATTATCTAGCCCAATTAGTCGATCGCCTAGCTAGTCAAAACGCTCAGATTGTCGGTATTGACTATTTGCTCGATCGCTCCCATCGCAATCGCAAGGATGGCAAAGATGATGGACAAAGCGATCGCACTAGCGATCGCATTTTAGGACAGGCGATCCAAAATGCTGTAGATGCACAAAAAAACAGCAAAAATGGAACTTGGTTTGTTTTGGCTTCTGTCTATAGCGAAGGTAATTGGCTAGAGACTTTGCCCGAAATTGCTAGCAAAAATGGCAGCATCGATGGTCATATTCATATGTCGGTGCAGTATTTACCCCTAGTGCAAGCTGATGTTCCTAAATTGCCCTTTTCCTACCTATTGGCAGGTATCCATCGAGTGAGAGCATTGCAAAGATCGCCTTTAAATCAAACCGATAATCTATTCACGCAAATATCTGACATCCTCAATTCGCAGGGCAAGACTTTCCGCAGTTTGCTCGATCCTAAAGCACAAATGCTGCCAATCACAGATTTTGCTCAAGATAAATTTAGTCAAGCATGGTTCCATCCGATTGTCGATTTTTCGATTCCACCCGATCGCATTTATCAAACAATTCCTGCATGGCAATTGTTACAGGAACCGCCCAAAGTCTCCGACTCACAAATCATTCTCATTTCCGCTAACTATTCAGAGGCGGGAGTATTTAAGCAGGGTGAGGACTCCTTCTCACAACCATCAGCAATTCATTATTGGCTCCAGCAATCGTCATCAACTAAACAGAGGGAAAGCTATACAGGCGGAGAGGTACAAGCCTATGCAATCCATCATTTTCTCCGCGATCGCTATGTAATTCCTGTTCCCTATGCTTGGATGATGATTGTATTTCTGGCAGGTGGGGCAATTCTCGTCAGCTTTTGGCAACCGCGATCACATCGACAGGTTTATCTTGTGCTGACTATAACCCTCAGCCTATATACCTTAGTCAGTATCGAGGTTTATATTTCGGGAGGCTTGCTTTTACCGATTGTCTTTCCTGCGATTGTTGCGATCATTTATTGTCTACCTAGGTTGACAAAAGCCTAGAAACCTGACGAGAGATTTATATTTCTATAGTTAATGGTTTCATTTTACAAATCCTTCCATGCTTCATTTTCTTCTTCGCTAAGCCAGTCTTTTGATAATGAAGATTCGAGTAATGGAGGTTGATCTCTCGTTTCCATAAAGTCATCTGAGAAGAGATCGCGGCTATTCCAAAGGGTTTGCCAAGGGTTATTTTTGGAAATTAGCATGATCGCGTTGCCAACTTTTTTGATATAGACTTCTTCGCCGACTAGTTGAAAGCCGTCTGGTAGTATGGCTAGTTGTTCGTTGCCTTGCATTCTGAGTTTGGCTGTGTTCATGGGTTTGTCCTCCTAGTTGTATTCTAAGTCAATTCTTCTAAGCCAATCTTTTACTTCCTTTGTGAGTTGTTGGGTGCTTTTTTCTCCTGTGAATGGACATATGTGGATTGAATCTGTTAGGTTTTGGCAGAGTTGATTAATCGCCTCATTAGCACTTTTGCCATAAAGGGCGATCGCTAATTTCTTGACTTCAAGAATGCGCTTGAGGTTAATTAGTTCTCGTTTCAGGTTAGAGACTCGATTGATTTCTGGAATCTTACGCCCTAACGAGTCAAATATTTTGATGGCGATTTCTTCAGCGATTATATTAAGATCGCTTTCTTGTTCGAGATGGCGGATATCGACAACTAAACAGCGTATTTCGGGATGCTCAGTATTGCGATCGAGTTCTTTTTGAATATCCTCACAACTAACAAATTGTGTCTCCAAATTATATATAACATCATTTGAAGAATGCCATACCTGATAGAATCTTTCATAGCTAAGATTTTTAGCACAATTACAGAGAAGTAGATAACAATAACTATAATCAAATTCTTGATTTTCATACTCAATAGTACTATTTAAGCTTTTCAGAGCTATCTCAAAAAGCTCTTCATGCGTTGTATCTTCATAATCAATTTCTATGCTAGTTGTCGGATCGATGTCTACAATTTTATCTTTTTTCAAAATTTGCAAAATTGTATTGAATGAGTCTGAATGAGAATAATTCTTACTCCCATCATGATTTTTAACATAAATTGGAAGATTTGCAACATGACTAATTATTTGTTCACGAGGTTTGTAAATCAATTTAATTTCTATTTCCTTAGTATCAGATTCTAAGCATAACTCAGGATTAAATTCTTCTAAAATTTTTGAATGTTCTAATTCTATTTTTAGGTTCTTGGATGTTTTAGATTTTATTGAATTTGATAGAGATATATTAGACTTAAAACTACTAATGTATCTGGAAAAATAAAAATTCATCCACTTAAATGATTCAAGAGTGATTATTAATTTGTCTGGATTTTTAATAAATAAGTTTTCAAGAAGATAAATAGATTTGTTGCAATTTGAACTATATATGAGTTTGCTCAGTATAGGATCTTCTATATTGCCAAAGACAGAATATCTAGAATCTAGATCTAATTTAAAAATAAATTCAGTAAATAACTTAATTAGGTCTGAATCTTTTGTAAAAATATTTCCACAAATATTTATTAGCTGTAGTGGCATTACTATATTTTGATTGAAAGGTGATTTGATTGCTAGCTTCAATAAATATTTAAAAGAGATTGTACACGCATCCTCAGTATTTATATGAAGCAAGAAATCACAGATATCTATAATAATTTCTTCTGAGTCAATATTAGTCAATAATTTTGCAACTTTATCAATCACTATTTTTGATGAAATACTACTAAGCTTTTACAACGCTAATTCCGAAATGGAGTACCATTCACGTTTTTTGGAATATTGATTGAAAGTCCCAAAAGCCCATTCAATTATTTGATCTAAAATATTGTCAAACAGAACTATATTGTTAGACTCAAACGCAATATCTAATGCTATAAAATGTCCCAAATTATTGTAATCATTTGATTTGGCACAACCATCATCAAATACTATTAACTTTTCTATCAAAAGGCTGGATTGATTATTTGTATTGGGATTTCTAGATATACCAGACCAAAGTAAAACTACTGGATTCCACACTGGTTCAAAAATTCGATAACATTTTTCTTTGACTGGTTTATCGATATGATCGCGAGGTAAAAAGAAATCCCAAGCATCGATCGCTAAAGCAGCAAAATATTCTTTAAATGAATCATGAAGGAAATCATAAACTTGCTCATATTCATCTATTGGCTTTAGCCATCCAAGTTCGAGAGCCTTGTCAAGCCTATCACCTAGCTTTTCCTTTACTTCAGCATTCGTTAATTGACTTTGAGTATCTATTGCTTTTATTGCCAATTCCCCTAAAGACTTAACTAAATCTGCATCAAATCGATCTACTGTAATCTTCCGCGT
This window encodes:
- a CDS encoding CHASE2 domain-containing protein, which codes for MPTYYLEVEKIESQCRFLLKWGKSQRLPVVAIAYPESLANSYREWQTTYLNYYCHVTIGNSLRGRVQGSGSFSLSNVDWYEKLREAEEKLIRELNFWLRSPELYELWEEVKRSSRLVSTQSQSSNLDATHIDLLITCSEDLLCLPWEAWKLQDEFAPLDTVRIARAVYASTEILPPQSRRRPRVLAIFGDETGLDFQNDREAMQILAALAEIQTICWDAAPSDRVNPKQKICNAIADPQGWDILFFAGHSDQTNLTGGKLLVAPHSSLTMSDLDPYLLQAKERGLQIAIFNSCNGTAIATWLVSKVGIPQAIAMREPIHNQAAQSFLVQFLQNLAQHKDAHTAMFEACRYLQEERLTFPSVYLIPSLFRHPDAPLFKIPPKGIKGLIRRVLPTPLQAIALSTLLAASLMPSLQEWMLDRRVWLQAIYRQQTQRVPQKSPPVLLVQIDEASLQKAAIADPHPMDRHYLAQLVDRLASQNAQIVGIDYLLDRSHRNRKDGKDDGQSDRTSDRILGQAIQNAVDAQKNSKNGTWFVLASVYSEGNWLETLPEIASKNGSIDGHIHMSVQYLPLVQADVPKLPFSYLLAGIHRVRALQRSPLNQTDNLFTQISDILNSQGKTFRSLLDPKAQMLPITDFAQDKFSQAWFHPIVDFSIPPDRIYQTIPAWQLLQEPPKVSDSQIILISANYSEAGVFKQGEDSFSQPSAIHYWLQQSSSTKQRESYTGGEVQAYAIHHFLRDRYVIPVPYAWMMIVFLAGGAILVSFWQPRSHRQVYLVLTITLSLYTLVSIEVYISGGLLLPIVFPAIVAIIYCLPRLTKA
- a CDS encoding antitoxin → MNTAKLRMQGNEQLAILPDGFQLVGEEVYIKKVGNAIMLISKNNPWQTLWNSRDLFSDDFMETRDQPPLLESSLSKDWLSEEENEAWKDL